Within the Euzebya sp. genome, the region TCTTCAGCAACGGCTCCTACGCCGGCCTCGCCGCCCTGTCGACCGCCCTCGTCCTGATCACCACCACCGTCCTGATCGGGGTCCTCACCTTCACGCGCCGCAAGGCCCGCCTGGGGATCGACGCGAAGGTCGGTGGCGTGTGACCGCAGACCCCCCGCCCCGCCCCCCCGACCCCGGGAGCCGCACCGTGACCTCCACCGACACCCGCTCGCGTGCCTCGGCCACCGAGGCGGGCGCCGAGGACCCCGTCGTCGCCGTCCGCGACCTCCACAAGACCTTCCACCGCGCCGACGGGACGCCGGTGCGGGCGATCGACGGCGTCAGCCTCGACGTCGCACCCGGCGAGCTGGTCGTGCTGCTCGGGCCGAGCGGCTGCGGCAAGACCACGCTGCTGCGGGCGATCGCCGGGCTCGAGCGACCGGACGCCGGGCGCATCGACGTGAACGGGGCGACCGCGTTCGACTCCGAGCGCGGCGTCGAGGTGCCGCCCGAGCGCCGGCGGCTGTCGATGATCTTCCAGAGCTACGCCCTGTGGCCCCACATGACGGCCTTCGGCAACGTGGCCTACCCGCTCCAGAGCCGGCGGGACGTGAAGATCAAGAAGGCCGAGGTGGCCGAGCGGGTCCACCGGGTCCTCGACCTGGTCGGCATCGGCGACCTCGACGCGCAGTACCCCAACCAGATGAGCGGCGGGCAGCAGCAGCGCGTCGCGCTCGCCCGCGCGCTGGTCGCCGGCGACGACCTGATCCTGTTCGACGAGCCGCTGTCCAACGTCGACGCGAAGGTGCGCGAGCAGTTGCGCCTCGAGCTGGTCAGCATGCAGGCCGAGCTGGGCTTCAGCGCGATCTTCGTCACCCACGACCAGGTCGAGGCGATGGAGCTGGCCGACCGGATCGCCGTGCTCGACCGCGGCCGGGTGGCCCAGTACGGCGCGCCGCGGGAGATCTACCACCGGCCGGCGACCCGCTACGTCGCGGGGTTCATCGGCACCACGAACGAGCTGACCGGGACCGTCGCCGCCACCGAGGGGGGCCATGTGGTCGTCGAGACCGCACTCGGGCGGGTGACCGGCGTCCCGGGGGCGGACGGGATCGCGGTCGGCCACGAGGTCGCCGCCGTGTGGCGTCCCGAACGCTGCACGGTGGATCCCGACGGGGTCGTCCAGGGCACGAACCGCTGGCGGGGGGTGGTCCGCGCGTCGATGTTCGTGGGGAGCCACACCGAGCACCTGATCGCTGTCCCGAGCAGCGGCGGCGAACCGGTCCAGGTCCGCACCTGGACCGCGCGCGACGACGACCTCGAGGCCGGCGACGACGCGGAGATCTGCGTGCTCCCCGCCGACGTCCGGGTGCTCCCCGCCGGGTGAGGCTGCGGGCGGCGGAGCCAAGATGGTTAGCACATGCAATTGTTTTTCTTGATCGTCGTTCTGCCGAGGTATAGGGTCATCTCGACGCCGGTCTGAGCCGGCCGGCGCCACCGGTCGAGCGCGGTGGACCCCACCGCGCCCACCATCGCGTCGCGCGCCAGCGCGCTCATCGAGAGGGCCTCGCCATGCCATCACCCCGCCGTCTGATCGCACTCCTCACCTCCCTCGTCCTCGTGCTCGCCCTCGCCGCGTGCAGCGGTGCCGACGACGCCGACGAGCCCGAGGCGGACGCCGCCGAGGCGACCGCCGACACCGCTGACACCGCCGACGAGCCCACCGAGGAGCCTGCCGACGAGCCCACGGCCGACGCCACGAGCGCCGCGACCGCGGAGGCCTCGGAGGAGGTCTCGGAGACGGCGGACGCGTCGTCGGGGGACCTCGACGCGCTGATCGCCGACGCCCAGGCCGAGGGTGAGCTGCTCTTCTACTCCGTGCCCCCCGAGCCCGTGGCGCAGGCCCTGGCCGACGCGTTCGCCGAGGAGTACGGCATCACCGCCTCCTTCGTCCGACTCACGTCGGCGGACCTGCAGACGCGGTTCTCCGCGGAGGCGGAGTCGGGCCAGCCCGCCGCCGACATGATCATGGTGTCGAACTCGCCGTTCATCACCGACTCCCAGGACCAGGG harbors:
- a CDS encoding ABC transporter ATP-binding protein, giving the protein MTSTDTRSRASATEAGAEDPVVAVRDLHKTFHRADGTPVRAIDGVSLDVAPGELVVLLGPSGCGKTTLLRAIAGLERPDAGRIDVNGATAFDSERGVEVPPERRRLSMIFQSYALWPHMTAFGNVAYPLQSRRDVKIKKAEVAERVHRVLDLVGIGDLDAQYPNQMSGGQQQRVALARALVAGDDLILFDEPLSNVDAKVREQLRLELVSMQAELGFSAIFVTHDQVEAMELADRIAVLDRGRVAQYGAPREIYHRPATRYVAGFIGTTNELTGTVAATEGGHVVVETALGRVTGVPGADGIAVGHEVAAVWRPERCTVDPDGVVQGTNRWRGVVRASMFVGSHTEHLIAVPSSGGEPVQVRTWTARDDDLEAGDDAEICVLPADVRVLPAG